CTATTTGCTTTGGACCACGCTTTGCGTAGCGGCTGACGGCGCGCTCGCCGGCCGCTTCTTGCCGTCGGCGGTGACGAAGTGAATGCCGGCCGTGGTGCCATCAATCCAGACCAGCTCGCAGCGCCGATAGGCGAGCCCGGTCGACGACAGCAACATGAAGAACTCCTTGGCCTGCAGCACGTCCAGCGTGCCTTCGACCTCGAGCTTTGCGCCTGTCTGCGACACGTCGAGTAGAACGCAGCTGCGCCGCCATGTGCCGTCGGAGCCCATCAGATTGACGGCCTGCCTGTGGTCCATCCGCACGCGCGCCGCCTTGCGGCCGTCGAACTTCATCGGCTAGCCCCCGCTTTTGCGCCGCGACTTCCGCGACTGCTCCCCTTGACGCTCGCGGCGATTTCGCCCCACCGTACCGTCCACTGACTGGTCGACAGAAGCAGCGTCTCGAAAATGAGCTGTGCGCGTTCGCGCTCGGCAAACGAAAGCCTGATCCCGCTGCGGTTGCTCAGGATGGTGAGCGTGGTCTGCCAGTTCAGCCGTGAAGCCCGGCAGGCCATGACCAGCCCTTCGCAATCGCCGTCGGTCATGACGTGCTCGACGATCTCCACGGGCGTCCCCGAAAGCACCGACAAGGCCGTGAGCAGATTGGCGGTCTCGCCGCGGATCGCGAAGCGATTCACCGTGGAATCGTTGAGCTTTCCGATGCGGTTGAGCGCGACGATCTCCGGCCGTGCGCTTGCATAGTCGGCCGCACTGGGCAACCGGGGCACAATCGGCGCTGCCGCTTGAGGATCCGAAACGGAGGGAGCCTTGGTCTCCGCGCGAGCGTTGGGGGCCGGCGAGGCCGACAGCAACTTCTTCAAGACCGGATCTGGCGTGCCTGGT
The sequence above is drawn from the Bradyrhizobium amphicarpaeae genome and encodes:
- a CDS encoding PilZ domain-containing protein → MKFDGRKAARVRMDHRQAVNLMGSDGTWRRSCVLLDVSQTGAKLEVEGTLDVLQAKEFFMLLSSTGLAYRRCELVWIDGTTAGIHFVTADGKKRPASAPSAATQSVVQSK